The following are encoded together in the Coffea arabica cultivar ET-39 chromosome 1c, Coffea Arabica ET-39 HiFi, whole genome shotgun sequence genome:
- the LOC140005900 gene encoding uncharacterized protein yields MAYKMPISMSPYRLVFGKPCHLPVEFEHRAFLAVKQCNMDIEEGGIQRKLQLQEPEEIHNETYENAVIYKEKNKIFHDQQVSRKTFECGQKVLLYHSKLKLFPVKIQSLKMEKKFVMNGHRPKPYYDGTSVERVETILLEDPICLV; encoded by the exons ATGGCGTACAAGATGCCAATCAGCATGTCCCCTTATCGTTTGGTATTTGGAAAGCCATGTCACCTCCCCGTCGAGTTCGAGCATAGAGCATTTTTGGCGGTCAAACAATGCAACATGGATATTGAGGAGGGCGGAATTCAAAGAAAGCTACAGTTACAAGAACCGGAGGAGATTCACAATGAAACCTATGAGAATGCTGTGATttataaggaaaaaaataagatatttcATGATCAGCAGGTCTCTAGGAAGACGTTTGAATGTGGGCAAAAAGTTCTACTGTACCATTCGAAATTGAAATTGTTTCCAG TGAAGATCCAGAGTCTTAAGAtggagaagaaatttgtgatgAATGGTCATCGTCCCAAACCATATTATGATGGGACTTCAGTTGAACGGGTAGAGACGATACTTTTGGAGGACCCAATTTGCTTGGTTTAA
- the LOC113723474 gene encoding putative late blight resistance protein homolog R1B-8 isoform X2: protein MEEVLPGGASFIRNTETILDKLQLLVEEGVFFGEEDHLDKLKGELEEVRKYFRAAWNLEMSFKSLVDFVCDEREQIYSSSELDQASSSVDSITAASIFGDFLKNFRQQTRLFDDSVHQGWQGFYSLLLKDGLPSTVADRESIVNFGQQIRDFYKRMWDSMVPLFSDSRTRYLQQRWVNDLTGGWEEMSYEKRRLIDLFTSFQRDVECILRLGILCDSRFAEVLKPVLIYSTLRKGHPIKRFPFVKHFSSGWVNGLKFIKRFPFVKHFSSGWVNRGNLSYHWMNRLEYIERFPFAALFAARLCCWFLRDRIHLNTSESVEQINPAADQASLAYTGVWESESRSLTLSSEAMTSIDSIIDFCKDDHDLKELKVELSLVKIFFLCARKLCFSSKRTEILKDSVRQNWQQFCSFLAQLEHGLPPSELAGAISNLRRILKSYRQKFSTLYVEMPDFLFNRYGYCSEGHNSYVDSLLKSSSGLRDEFMELFNLLLENLEDIVIWGKACDSRLAKLLEPLQEKLVFLRTFILFPSLQGKPKRKLLEHCAVVALSAAHLCYICWFFRYHYQELNWMDSKISELTDKIKLVDHRAHHTYICVLESGTTSPTLSTEKDVIIVGEFVESLLGHLWELLLNCPAYFAVSLKHQLRMLFEGLQFLRNILNKEKYDGIEGKIKDLIRAVVNDAGIVILSLYQNDLREASAEEIDVKLFCLLEKIKPIKAEVEEKYPIPPKFGFPTTDALGLIDLVQEKLQELASCKVDPIFTFANDRVHFLRSYLKNAMEEHNQDAKHQAQTIQEDLSFLKSFLENNLEQHTEKEKLHIQTMQDGLVFLRSFLENNRDQRNHLAELQALSSHVVEVAYKAVFVIDSLIVGDLSYYSLMLFDDVTAETKLLKTKTWEIDSIEAQKPADSLRDVPSQGKKWSGVFHQVPSQGTISTINKVAVCLKDQEQAIIDQLIGGSLQLDIISIVGMPGLGKTFLAERVYHNPSITSHFHILAWCCISQVYCKKDLLLGILACIDPKAQYSEFDEDDLAHKLCNHLRKRKYLIVLDDIWDIEAWNALKISFPDHTNGSRILLTSRHHGITGKPHHLRPLHEEESWELLQKKLSVTREEGFPPELTVLGRQIAKNCNGLPLSIIIISGILETLDQGRWGEVAEKLDSNSKIGATEQCKSILELSYMHLPDDLKPCLLYFSAFREDQEISVKRLMWLWIAEGFVRKKESESLEKSAEGYLIALINRSLVMEGQKRSIGGVKTCHIHDLLHVFCLGKAKDQNFLHLIQGCDRFLNFDEPRYLHRLSIHFQPNHFVKSKIFCPHVRSLLHSSRGIGSRVVSYNLSFVCHLKLLQVLDLEQINLGFNFLCELGLLIQLRYLAVSGWIKYIPPSLENLSNLETFRVTTYYSDFVLSSLVDIFWKLQKLRHFQVRGALICLSLGKENPESSCMSYNLHTFSTPKLYLGQSMEKMIMKFPNIRRLKCCLLQSEESCSESTRIVAMDSLSQLESLKLLLGKVTANCIEFHLPLNLKKLTLEDFSRSIICTIRKLPNLEVLKLIRQADGEKEWDMGDMEEEEFFPKLKFLKLESLKVVRWMGTGEHFPSLERLILEGCVQLEELPSCLQATLTLQLIEVHGCLYLAGKKVQGIKKQQDDYREEDLKIVISDEIEESSSCSDRDSDGWLPEEIDSS, encoded by the exons ATGGAGGAGGTTCTTCCGGGAGGAGCATCATTTATTCGGAATACTGAAACGATCTTGGATAAGCTGCAGTTGCTGGTGGAGGAGGGTGTTTTCTTCGGAGAGGAGGATCATTTGGACAAGTTGAAGGGGGAACTAGAAGAAGTGAGAAAGTATTTTCGGGCTGCATGGAATTTGGAGATGTCTTTTAAAAGTCTTGTAGATTTTGTTTGTGACGAAAGGGAGCAGATTTACTCTTCTTCTGAATTAGATCAGGCATCGTCCAGCGTCGACTCAATTACAGCAGCCTccatttttggagattttttgaagaattttaggCAACAGACCCGACTTTTTGACGATTCTGTTCATCAAGGTTGGCAGGGTTTTTACTCTCTTCTTCTTAAGGATGGATTGCCCTCCACTGTAGCAGATCGAGAAAGTATAGTGAATTTTGGGCAACAAATCAGAGATTTTTACAAACGGATGTGGGATTCCATGGTACCACTCTTTTCGGATTCCAGAACGAGATATTTGCAGCAGCGCTGGGTTAATGACTTGACGGGTGGATGGGAAGAGATGTCTTATGAGAAAAGGAGACTCATTGATCTTTTCACATCCTTCCAACGGGATGTTGAGTGCATTCTCCGCCTTGGTATACTCTGTGATTCAAGATTTGCAGAAGTCTTGAAACCTGTTCTTATTTACTCAACATTACGGAAAGGGCATCCTATCAAGCGATTTCCATTTGTGAAACATTTCAGTTCGGGCTGGGTGAATGGCCTCAAATTTATCAAGCGATTTCCATTTGTGAAACATTTCAGTTCGGGGTGGGTGAATCGGGGGAATCTCAGTTATCACTGGATGAATCGCCTTGAATATATCGAGCGATTTCCATTTGCGGCTCTATTCGCAGCTCGTCTTTGTTGTTGGTTTTTAAGAGATCGAATTCACTTGAATACCTCTGAATCGGTGGAGCAGATCAACCCTGCTGCTGACCAAGCTTCTTTGGCTTATACTGGTGTCTGGGAATCTGAATCGCGGTCACTCACTCTGTCTAGCGAGGCAATGACTTCCATTGATTCGATCATAGATTTCTGCAAGGATGATCATGATCTGAAGGAGCTGAAGGTTGAGTTGAGCCTAGTGAAGATATTTTTCCTGTGTGCAAGGAAATTGTGTTTTTCCTCAAAGAGAACTGAAATTCTTAAAGATTCTGTTCGTCAAAATTGGCAGCAGTTTTGCTCTTTTCTTGCTCAATTGGAGCATGGATTGCCCCCCAGCGAATTGGCAGGGGCGATCTCCAATTTAAGAAGAATCTTAAAGAGTTATAGGCAAAAATTCAGTACATTGTATGTTGAGATGCCGGACTTTTTATTCAACAGGTACGGCTATTGCAGCGAGGGTCATAATTCGTATGTAGATAGCCTTTTAAAATCCAGTTCTGGCTTGAGAGATGAATTCATGGAACTCTTCAATTTGCTCTTAGAAAACCTTGAGGATATTGTCATCTGGGGCAAAGCCTGTGATTCAAGACTTGCAAAATTGTTGGAACCGCTTCAAGAGAAGCTAGTGTTCCTTAGAACTTTCATTCTCTTTCCCAGTTTGCAAGGCAAGCCCAAGAGGAAACTCTTGGAGCACTGTGCAGTTGTGGCTTTATCTGCAGCACATCTTTGTTACATTTGCTGGTTTTTCAGATATCACTATCAGGAGCTCAACTGGATGGACTCAAAGATTTCTGAATTAACAGACAAGATCAAGCTTGTTGATCACCGAGCCCATCACACATATATTTGCGTCCTTGAATCTGGAACAACTTCCCCCACTCTGTCTACCGAGAAGGATGTGATTATAGTGGGTGAATTTGTTGAATCTCTTCTAGGTCATCTTTGGGAGTTACTACTAAATTGTCCTGCCTATTTTGCGGTATCCTTGAAGCATCAATTGCGGATGCTCTTTGAGGGACTGCAATTCTTGAGAAACATTCTCAATAAGGAGAAGTATGATGGGATAGAGGGAAAAATCAAGGATCTTATTCGAGCTGTGGTCAATGACGCTGGGATTGTAATTTTATCACTTTATCAGAACGACCTTCGAGAAGCTTCAGCCGAGGAAATAGATGTTAAGCTCTTTTGTTTACTGGAGAAGATTAAGCCCATTAAGGCAGAAGTTGAGGAAAAGTACCCTATACCGCCAAAGTTTGGCTTTCCTACAACTGATGCACTAGGGCTTATCGATCTTGTCCAAGAAAAACTGCAGGAACTGGCAAGCTGTAAAGTTGATCCTATATTTACTTTTGCGAACGATAGAGTTCACTTCTTAAGGTCATACTTGAAGAATGCCATGGAAGAGCACAACCAGGACGCAAAGCACCAAGCACAAACAATCCAAGAAGATTTGTCGTTCTTGAAATCATTCTTGGAAAACAATTTGGAGCAGCACACAGAGAAGGAAAAGCTTCATATTCAAACAATGCAAGATGGTCTTGTATTCTTAAGATCATTCTTGGAGAACAACAGGGATCAACGCAACCACCTTGCAGAGCTCCAAGCTCTTAGTAGTCATGTTGTGGAAGTGGCATACAAGGCAGTGTTTGTTATTGACTCCTTAATTGTTGGAGATTTATCATATTATTCACTTATGCTATTTGATGATGTCACAGCAGAAACTAAGCTTCTTAAAACTAAGACATGGGAGATTGACAGCATCGAAGCCCAGAAACCTGCCGATAGTTTGAGGGATGTGCCATCACAAG GAAAGAAGTGGAGTGGAGTATTCCACCAGGTGCCATCACAGGGTACTATCTCAACAATCAATAAAGTTGCGGTATGTCTGAAGGATCAGGAGCAAGCAATTATTGATCAACTTATAGGAGGATCGCTGCAGTTGGACATCATTTCTATTGTGGGAATGCCTGGACTAGGCAAGACGTTTCTGGCAGAAAGAGTTTACCATAACCCTTCAATTACATCTCACTTCCACATTCTTGCATGGTGTTGTATCTCTCAAGTATATTGCAAGAAAGATCTGTTGCTTGGGATCTTGGCATGCATTGATCCAAAAGCCCAATATTCGGAGTTTGATGAAGATGATTTAGCTCACAAGCTTTGCAACCACTTGAGGAAACGAAAGTATCTCATAGTTTTGGATGATATTTGGGACATTGAGGCATGGAATGCTTTGAAAATATCTTTCCCAGATCATACCAACGGAAGCAGAATTCTCTTAACAAGTCGACATCATGGGATTACTGGTAAACCTCACCATCTTCGTCCACTTCATGAAGAAGAAAGCTGGGAGTTACTACAGAAGAAGCTTTCAGTTACTAGAGAAGAAGGCTTTCCTCCAGAACTAACTGTCCTTGGGAGGCAAATTGCAAAAAACTGTAATGGACTGCCTCTATCAATCATCATCATATCTGGAATTCTCGAGACTCTAGATCAAGGTCGTTGGGGAGAGGTAGCAGAAAAGCTAGACTCAAACAGCAAGATTGGTGCCACAGAACAATGCAAGAGTATATTAGAGCTGAGTTACATGCATCTACCTGACGATTTGAAGCCATGCCTTCTTTACTTCAGTGCATTTAGAGAAGACCAAGAAATTTCTGTAAAGAGGTTGATGTGGCTGTGGATCGCCGAAGGATTTGTGCGAAAGAAGGAATCAGAGAGCCTTGAAAAATCAGCAGAAGGCTATTTAATAGCTCTAATCAACAGAAGCTTGGTTATGGAGGGGCAAAAAAGATCCATTGGCGGGGTCAAGACATGTCACATTCATGATTTGTTGCATGTCTTTTGTTTGGGAAAAGCTAAAGatcaaaattttctacatttgaTACAAGGATGTGACAGATTTCTTAATTTTGATGAACCACGCTACCTACATCGGTTATCCATTCACTTTCAGCCAAATCATTTTGTGAAGTCAAAGATATTTTGCCCCCATGTACGCTCTCTATTACATTCTTCTCGTGGTATTGGGAGCCGTGTAGTATCATACAACCTATCCTTTGTTTGTCACCTGAAACTTCTTCAAGTGTTGGATTTGGAACAAATTAATCTTGGTTTTAATTTCCTGTGTGAATTAGGGTTGCTCATTCAGTTGAGGTACCTGGCTGTTTCGGGTTGGATCAAATACATCCCACCCTCGCTGGAAAACCTCTCGAATTTGGAAACGTTTCGTGTGACAACATATTATTCTGATTTTGTTCTTTCATCGTTGGTAGATATTTTttggaaattgcagaaattgaGACATTTCCAAGTACGTGGTGCTTTGATTTGTCTTAGTTTGGGAAAGGAAAATCCTGAAAGCTCCTGTATGTCATACAATTTACACACGTTTTCCACTCCAAAGCTTTAtcttgggcaaagcatggaaaAGATGATCATGAAGTTTCCAAATATCCGCAGACTGAAATGCTGTCTGCTACAGTCAGAGGAATCTTGTAGTGAGAGCACAAGGATCGTGGCAATGGACTCTCTGAGTCAGCTAGAATCACTAAAGCTGCTACTGGGTAAAGTTACTGCAAATTGTATCGAATTTCATCTCCCCTTGAATCTGAAAAAGTTGACACTGGAGGACTTCTCAAGGAGTATAATTTGCACAATCAGAAAGCTACCCAATCTTGAGGTTCTCAAATTAATCCGACAAGCAGATGGGGAAAAGGAATGGGACATGGGAGACATGGAAGAAGAGGAATTCTTTCCTAAACTCAAGTTTTTGAAATTGGAATCCTTGAAGGTGGTCAGGTGGATGGGCACTGGAGAGCATTTTCCCAGTCTTGAGAGATTAATTTTGGAGGGTTGCGTGCAATTGGAAGAGCTCCCTTCCTGTTTACAGGCAACTTTAACTCTTCAATTGATTGAGGTGCATGGATGTCTATACCTTGCTGGAAAGAAAGTTCAGGGCATTAAGAAACAACAGGATGACTATAGAGAAGAGGATCTGAAAATCGTTATCTCAGATGAAATTGAGGAGTCTTCTTCATGTTCGGATAGAGATTCAGACGGATGGTTACCAGAAGAAATTGATTCTTCATGA
- the LOC113723474 gene encoding putative late blight resistance protein homolog R1B-8 isoform X1: protein MEEVLPGGASFIRNTETILDKLQLLVEEGVFFGEEDHLDKLKGELEEVRKYFRAAWNLEMSFKSLVDFVCDEREQIYSSSELDQASSSVDSITAASIFGDFLKNFRQQTRLFDDSVHQGWQGFYSLLLKDGLPSTVADRESIVNFGQQIRDFYKRMWDSMVPLFSDSRTRYLQQRWVNDLTGGWEEMSYEKRRLIDLFTSFQRDVECILRLGILCDSRFAEVLKPVLIYSTLRKGHPIKRFPFVKHFSSGWVNGLKFIKRFPFVKHFSSGWVNRGNLSYHWMNRLEYIERFPFAALFAARLCCWFLRDRIHLNTSESVEQINPAADQASLAYTGVWESESRSLTLSSEAMTSIDSIIDFCKDDHDLKELKVELSLVKIFFLCARKLCFSSKRTEILKDSVRQNWQQFCSFLAQLEHGLPPSELAGAISNLRRILKSYRQKFSTLYVEMPDFLFNRYGYCSEGHNSYVDSLLKSSSGLRDEFMELFNLLLENLEDIVIWGKACDSRLAKLLEPLQEKLVFLRTFILFPSLQGKPKRKLLEHCAVVALSAAHLCYICWFFRYHYQELNWMDSKISELTDKIKLVDHRAHHTYICVLESGTTSPTLSTEKDVIIVGEFVESLLGHLWELLLNCPAYFAVSLKHQLRMLFEGLQFLRNILNKEKYDGIEGKIKDLIRAVVNDAGIVILSLYQNDLREASAEEIDVKLFCLLEKIKPIKAEVEEKYPIPPKFGFPTTDALGLIDLVQEKLQELASCKVDPIFTFANDRVHFLRSYLKNAMEEHNQDAKHQAQTIQEDLSFLKSFLENNLEQHTEKEKLHIQTMQDGLVFLRSFLENNRDQRNHLAELQALSSHVVEVAYKAVFVIDSLIVGDLSYYSLMLFDDVTAETKLLKTKTWEIDSIEAQKPADSLRDVPSQAGKKWSGVFHQVPSQGTISTINKVAVCLKDQEQAIIDQLIGGSLQLDIISIVGMPGLGKTFLAERVYHNPSITSHFHILAWCCISQVYCKKDLLLGILACIDPKAQYSEFDEDDLAHKLCNHLRKRKYLIVLDDIWDIEAWNALKISFPDHTNGSRILLTSRHHGITGKPHHLRPLHEEESWELLQKKLSVTREEGFPPELTVLGRQIAKNCNGLPLSIIIISGILETLDQGRWGEVAEKLDSNSKIGATEQCKSILELSYMHLPDDLKPCLLYFSAFREDQEISVKRLMWLWIAEGFVRKKESESLEKSAEGYLIALINRSLVMEGQKRSIGGVKTCHIHDLLHVFCLGKAKDQNFLHLIQGCDRFLNFDEPRYLHRLSIHFQPNHFVKSKIFCPHVRSLLHSSRGIGSRVVSYNLSFVCHLKLLQVLDLEQINLGFNFLCELGLLIQLRYLAVSGWIKYIPPSLENLSNLETFRVTTYYSDFVLSSLVDIFWKLQKLRHFQVRGALICLSLGKENPESSCMSYNLHTFSTPKLYLGQSMEKMIMKFPNIRRLKCCLLQSEESCSESTRIVAMDSLSQLESLKLLLGKVTANCIEFHLPLNLKKLTLEDFSRSIICTIRKLPNLEVLKLIRQADGEKEWDMGDMEEEEFFPKLKFLKLESLKVVRWMGTGEHFPSLERLILEGCVQLEELPSCLQATLTLQLIEVHGCLYLAGKKVQGIKKQQDDYREEDLKIVISDEIEESSSCSDRDSDGWLPEEIDSS from the exons ATGGAGGAGGTTCTTCCGGGAGGAGCATCATTTATTCGGAATACTGAAACGATCTTGGATAAGCTGCAGTTGCTGGTGGAGGAGGGTGTTTTCTTCGGAGAGGAGGATCATTTGGACAAGTTGAAGGGGGAACTAGAAGAAGTGAGAAAGTATTTTCGGGCTGCATGGAATTTGGAGATGTCTTTTAAAAGTCTTGTAGATTTTGTTTGTGACGAAAGGGAGCAGATTTACTCTTCTTCTGAATTAGATCAGGCATCGTCCAGCGTCGACTCAATTACAGCAGCCTccatttttggagattttttgaagaattttaggCAACAGACCCGACTTTTTGACGATTCTGTTCATCAAGGTTGGCAGGGTTTTTACTCTCTTCTTCTTAAGGATGGATTGCCCTCCACTGTAGCAGATCGAGAAAGTATAGTGAATTTTGGGCAACAAATCAGAGATTTTTACAAACGGATGTGGGATTCCATGGTACCACTCTTTTCGGATTCCAGAACGAGATATTTGCAGCAGCGCTGGGTTAATGACTTGACGGGTGGATGGGAAGAGATGTCTTATGAGAAAAGGAGACTCATTGATCTTTTCACATCCTTCCAACGGGATGTTGAGTGCATTCTCCGCCTTGGTATACTCTGTGATTCAAGATTTGCAGAAGTCTTGAAACCTGTTCTTATTTACTCAACATTACGGAAAGGGCATCCTATCAAGCGATTTCCATTTGTGAAACATTTCAGTTCGGGCTGGGTGAATGGCCTCAAATTTATCAAGCGATTTCCATTTGTGAAACATTTCAGTTCGGGGTGGGTGAATCGGGGGAATCTCAGTTATCACTGGATGAATCGCCTTGAATATATCGAGCGATTTCCATTTGCGGCTCTATTCGCAGCTCGTCTTTGTTGTTGGTTTTTAAGAGATCGAATTCACTTGAATACCTCTGAATCGGTGGAGCAGATCAACCCTGCTGCTGACCAAGCTTCTTTGGCTTATACTGGTGTCTGGGAATCTGAATCGCGGTCACTCACTCTGTCTAGCGAGGCAATGACTTCCATTGATTCGATCATAGATTTCTGCAAGGATGATCATGATCTGAAGGAGCTGAAGGTTGAGTTGAGCCTAGTGAAGATATTTTTCCTGTGTGCAAGGAAATTGTGTTTTTCCTCAAAGAGAACTGAAATTCTTAAAGATTCTGTTCGTCAAAATTGGCAGCAGTTTTGCTCTTTTCTTGCTCAATTGGAGCATGGATTGCCCCCCAGCGAATTGGCAGGGGCGATCTCCAATTTAAGAAGAATCTTAAAGAGTTATAGGCAAAAATTCAGTACATTGTATGTTGAGATGCCGGACTTTTTATTCAACAGGTACGGCTATTGCAGCGAGGGTCATAATTCGTATGTAGATAGCCTTTTAAAATCCAGTTCTGGCTTGAGAGATGAATTCATGGAACTCTTCAATTTGCTCTTAGAAAACCTTGAGGATATTGTCATCTGGGGCAAAGCCTGTGATTCAAGACTTGCAAAATTGTTGGAACCGCTTCAAGAGAAGCTAGTGTTCCTTAGAACTTTCATTCTCTTTCCCAGTTTGCAAGGCAAGCCCAAGAGGAAACTCTTGGAGCACTGTGCAGTTGTGGCTTTATCTGCAGCACATCTTTGTTACATTTGCTGGTTTTTCAGATATCACTATCAGGAGCTCAACTGGATGGACTCAAAGATTTCTGAATTAACAGACAAGATCAAGCTTGTTGATCACCGAGCCCATCACACATATATTTGCGTCCTTGAATCTGGAACAACTTCCCCCACTCTGTCTACCGAGAAGGATGTGATTATAGTGGGTGAATTTGTTGAATCTCTTCTAGGTCATCTTTGGGAGTTACTACTAAATTGTCCTGCCTATTTTGCGGTATCCTTGAAGCATCAATTGCGGATGCTCTTTGAGGGACTGCAATTCTTGAGAAACATTCTCAATAAGGAGAAGTATGATGGGATAGAGGGAAAAATCAAGGATCTTATTCGAGCTGTGGTCAATGACGCTGGGATTGTAATTTTATCACTTTATCAGAACGACCTTCGAGAAGCTTCAGCCGAGGAAATAGATGTTAAGCTCTTTTGTTTACTGGAGAAGATTAAGCCCATTAAGGCAGAAGTTGAGGAAAAGTACCCTATACCGCCAAAGTTTGGCTTTCCTACAACTGATGCACTAGGGCTTATCGATCTTGTCCAAGAAAAACTGCAGGAACTGGCAAGCTGTAAAGTTGATCCTATATTTACTTTTGCGAACGATAGAGTTCACTTCTTAAGGTCATACTTGAAGAATGCCATGGAAGAGCACAACCAGGACGCAAAGCACCAAGCACAAACAATCCAAGAAGATTTGTCGTTCTTGAAATCATTCTTGGAAAACAATTTGGAGCAGCACACAGAGAAGGAAAAGCTTCATATTCAAACAATGCAAGATGGTCTTGTATTCTTAAGATCATTCTTGGAGAACAACAGGGATCAACGCAACCACCTTGCAGAGCTCCAAGCTCTTAGTAGTCATGTTGTGGAAGTGGCATACAAGGCAGTGTTTGTTATTGACTCCTTAATTGTTGGAGATTTATCATATTATTCACTTATGCTATTTGATGATGTCACAGCAGAAACTAAGCTTCTTAAAACTAAGACATGGGAGATTGACAGCATCGAAGCCCAGAAACCTGCCGATAGTTTGAGGGATGTGCCATCACAAG CAGGAAAGAAGTGGAGTGGAGTATTCCACCAGGTGCCATCACAGGGTACTATCTCAACAATCAATAAAGTTGCGGTATGTCTGAAGGATCAGGAGCAAGCAATTATTGATCAACTTATAGGAGGATCGCTGCAGTTGGACATCATTTCTATTGTGGGAATGCCTGGACTAGGCAAGACGTTTCTGGCAGAAAGAGTTTACCATAACCCTTCAATTACATCTCACTTCCACATTCTTGCATGGTGTTGTATCTCTCAAGTATATTGCAAGAAAGATCTGTTGCTTGGGATCTTGGCATGCATTGATCCAAAAGCCCAATATTCGGAGTTTGATGAAGATGATTTAGCTCACAAGCTTTGCAACCACTTGAGGAAACGAAAGTATCTCATAGTTTTGGATGATATTTGGGACATTGAGGCATGGAATGCTTTGAAAATATCTTTCCCAGATCATACCAACGGAAGCAGAATTCTCTTAACAAGTCGACATCATGGGATTACTGGTAAACCTCACCATCTTCGTCCACTTCATGAAGAAGAAAGCTGGGAGTTACTACAGAAGAAGCTTTCAGTTACTAGAGAAGAAGGCTTTCCTCCAGAACTAACTGTCCTTGGGAGGCAAATTGCAAAAAACTGTAATGGACTGCCTCTATCAATCATCATCATATCTGGAATTCTCGAGACTCTAGATCAAGGTCGTTGGGGAGAGGTAGCAGAAAAGCTAGACTCAAACAGCAAGATTGGTGCCACAGAACAATGCAAGAGTATATTAGAGCTGAGTTACATGCATCTACCTGACGATTTGAAGCCATGCCTTCTTTACTTCAGTGCATTTAGAGAAGACCAAGAAATTTCTGTAAAGAGGTTGATGTGGCTGTGGATCGCCGAAGGATTTGTGCGAAAGAAGGAATCAGAGAGCCTTGAAAAATCAGCAGAAGGCTATTTAATAGCTCTAATCAACAGAAGCTTGGTTATGGAGGGGCAAAAAAGATCCATTGGCGGGGTCAAGACATGTCACATTCATGATTTGTTGCATGTCTTTTGTTTGGGAAAAGCTAAAGatcaaaattttctacatttgaTACAAGGATGTGACAGATTTCTTAATTTTGATGAACCACGCTACCTACATCGGTTATCCATTCACTTTCAGCCAAATCATTTTGTGAAGTCAAAGATATTTTGCCCCCATGTACGCTCTCTATTACATTCTTCTCGTGGTATTGGGAGCCGTGTAGTATCATACAACCTATCCTTTGTTTGTCACCTGAAACTTCTTCAAGTGTTGGATTTGGAACAAATTAATCTTGGTTTTAATTTCCTGTGTGAATTAGGGTTGCTCATTCAGTTGAGGTACCTGGCTGTTTCGGGTTGGATCAAATACATCCCACCCTCGCTGGAAAACCTCTCGAATTTGGAAACGTTTCGTGTGACAACATATTATTCTGATTTTGTTCTTTCATCGTTGGTAGATATTTTttggaaattgcagaaattgaGACATTTCCAAGTACGTGGTGCTTTGATTTGTCTTAGTTTGGGAAAGGAAAATCCTGAAAGCTCCTGTATGTCATACAATTTACACACGTTTTCCACTCCAAAGCTTTAtcttgggcaaagcatggaaaAGATGATCATGAAGTTTCCAAATATCCGCAGACTGAAATGCTGTCTGCTACAGTCAGAGGAATCTTGTAGTGAGAGCACAAGGATCGTGGCAATGGACTCTCTGAGTCAGCTAGAATCACTAAAGCTGCTACTGGGTAAAGTTACTGCAAATTGTATCGAATTTCATCTCCCCTTGAATCTGAAAAAGTTGACACTGGAGGACTTCTCAAGGAGTATAATTTGCACAATCAGAAAGCTACCCAATCTTGAGGTTCTCAAATTAATCCGACAAGCAGATGGGGAAAAGGAATGGGACATGGGAGACATGGAAGAAGAGGAATTCTTTCCTAAACTCAAGTTTTTGAAATTGGAATCCTTGAAGGTGGTCAGGTGGATGGGCACTGGAGAGCATTTTCCCAGTCTTGAGAGATTAATTTTGGAGGGTTGCGTGCAATTGGAAGAGCTCCCTTCCTGTTTACAGGCAACTTTAACTCTTCAATTGATTGAGGTGCATGGATGTCTATACCTTGCTGGAAAGAAAGTTCAGGGCATTAAGAAACAACAGGATGACTATAGAGAAGAGGATCTGAAAATCGTTATCTCAGATGAAATTGAGGAGTCTTCTTCATGTTCGGATAGAGATTCAGACGGATGGTTACCAGAAGAAATTGATTCTTCATGA